A stretch of DNA from Candidatus Rokuibacteriota bacterium:
GCATCATCAGGATGCCGAGCCAGAAGACCGGCGTGCACTGGCCGAGAACGCTCACGAACCGGGCCGTCCAGTCCGTCGGGCTGTCGGGGCGAGCGGCCGAGAGAACGCCGACGGGGAGCGCCACGACGACGGCGAAGGCGAAGGCGACCAACGTGAGGAGAAGGGAGTTGGGGAGGGTCTGGAGGATCATGCTCATGGCCGGGAGCGTTGTGAAGAACGAGCGGCCGAAATCGCCCCGCAGGACTTCCCCCATGTAGATCGCGTACTGGAGCCAGAGCGGTTTGTCGAGGTTCAGCGCCTGCTGGATCAGCCGGATCTGCGCTTCCGTCGCCTCGGCGCCCGCGATGAGCGCCACCGGGTCCCCGGTGAGGCGCACCAGGAAGAAGGAAAAGGTCACCACGAGGAAAACCACCAGGAGCGCGTAGAGCAGGCGCCGGGCGGCGTACGTCATCGGGAGTCTCTCCGAAGCGGACAGCCGGGGCGCGGGAAACTGACCACCGCGGCGCCCCCACCCTCACAGGCGAGAAACAGGCCCGCTACTTGTTCCAGCTCGCCTGGTCCCAGGACATGATGACGTCGTTGTTGCCCTTGGGCCTGTACTTGAGCTGGTTGCTGACCCCCCACGGCTCCTTGAACTGCCAGAGCCAGACGTGGTAGACGTACTCGGCCGCCAGCTTCTGCGCCTGCGCGAAGAGCTGCTTGGCCTTCCCCTCGTCCCTGGCGTGGAGCGCCTGGACCCCGGCCGCGATGAGCTTGTCCACCTCGGGATTGCACCAGTATCGCGGCTTCGGGTTCCACAGGGCCGAGGACTTCTCGCAGTCGAGAAGGATGGCAAAGGGCTGCCAGCCGTGGAAGTTCCCGCCGCCCGTCCAGAAGGACGAGTTCAACGGCGCCAGCGCGCGGGTTCGCGACTTCGAGGTGAACTTGCCGTAGTCGGTCGCGTTCACCTTCGCCTTGATGCCGACCGCGGCCAGGTAATTCGCGACGGCCTCGACGGTCTCCGTGTTCTTGGGGGTGATCCCCGGCGCGTACTCGAACTCGGCCTCAAACCCGTTCGGGTAGCCCGCCTGCGCCAGCAACTCTTTCGCTCGGGCCGGGTTGTAGGGATACGGGTTCTTGAGGTTGGGATCGAACCCCCACTCCAGGCTGACGAGGGGCCCATGGTAGGCGACGGCGTTCCCGCCGAGGATGTTCTTGATGATCGCGTCCTTGTCGATGGCGTGCGCCACGGCCTGGCGGACCCGGAGGTCGTCGAACGGCTTCACGTCGTGCCGGATCGCGAGCCGCTCGCGCGAGAGCGACTCCGTCCAGGCCACATGGACGCCCGTGGCCTTGGCCACCATCGGCGCCTGATCCAGGCTCAGCGGGCCCACCACGTGCACCGCCCCGGACAGGAGCGCCGCGGTGCGCGCCGTCTCGTCGGGAATCGGCCGGAACACCAGCCGCTGGAACGGGGGCGGCCCCTGCCAGTACTCCGTGTTGGCCTCCATCACGATCCGCTCGTTCGGGATCCACTCCACGAACTTGTAGGGCCCCGTGCCCACGGGCTTGCGCCCCCAAGTCTTGCGGTTCTCGCTCACGTACTTGGGCGGCAGGATCGCAAGATGCCAGGGCATGAGCGGGATGATGAGCGGGTTGGGCTGCTTCAGGTGGAACCGGATGGTGTGGTCGTCAGCGATCTCGACGCTCTTGGTATCGGTCCAGTAGCCCTTGAACTGCGTGAAGACGTTCGGGTCCCGGATCCACTCCAGCGAGAACTTCACGGCCTCGGCGTTGAACGGCTCGCCGTTGTGGAACTTCACGCCTTTCCGCAGGTAAAAGGTGTACGTGAGGCCGTCAGGGGAAACCGTCCAGCGCTCGGCCAGGTGGGGGCGCACCGACCCGTCGAAGTTCCGGAAGACCAGAGTCTCGAAGATGTTCTCGCCCACCGTGATCTCTGGCACCGAGCCGGCCCCCTGGTCGAGCGTCGAGAGCTCGGCCCGCATGCCGATCACCACGGTGCCTTCGGGCTTGCTGCGCGGCTGTGGCTGGCTCGGACCGGGAGTGAGAAGCAGGAGGGCCAAGAGCACCGAGAGTCCTGAGATGCGAGGGACGCGGGTGAGAGCCGACCTGGCTACCATAGCCTTCTCCTTCGGGTTGTTCGGGGTTGCGGCAGACTTCGAGCGCGCGCTGATACTAACAACGGCGCACGAGGCGGTCAAGGGACCTCGTCCGCGCTCGAGGCTTTCACCGGCGTCCGCTCGATTGTAGCTCGGGAGCGCAGGCTTCGAGCGTGGGGCGGTAGTGGGGAGAGTCGGGGAAGGCGATGGGGCGGACGGCGGGAAGGGTGACGCCAGCCTGGCGGTAGGCGGCGACGTAATCCCGGAGGGCGCTCTTGCCGCCGATGCCTCCGAGGGCTCCGGCCAGGCTGTCGGGTACCGCACGGCCAGGGGATGGCGCCTTGCCCCTGTCACGGTCGAAGGCGGCCAGCTCCTCGCCGAAGCCGCTCCCGGTCAGCATGGCGCGGTAGAACGGGAGCTGGAGGTAGCGGACCAGCTCCTCCTTGAAGAGCGCGCGCGTGTCCGCCACCCGGTCGGTCAGCGCGATGGGGACGGCGGCGACGACCTCGAAGCCGTCGAGCGACTTGCCGGCCTTCTGGCGGCCTCGCGCGAGCGCGGGGAGCGCGACCTCGCGGACGTAGGCGGGAGGGCAGAGCCAGAGGACCGCGCCGTCGGCGATCTCGCCGGCCAGCTCGCACATCCTCGGCGAGAGGGCGGCGAGCAAGACGGGCGGCCGCGCGGGGGGCTTGAGCACAGTCGTCTTCCAGCTCACCCGATAGCCCGGGCCCGTGTGCTCGACCTGACCAGCCAGCGCGGCGCGGAGGACTGCTACGTATTCGCGCATCGCCTGGATGGGCTTGCCCATGGCGAGGCCAAGCGCCCCTTCCATCGGGGGGCGGTGGCTCACGCCGATGCCGAGGCGGAAGCGGCCGCCGGAGATCTCGGCGAGCGCCAGCGCCTCCTGGGCCATGACCACGGGATGGCGCGGGTAGATCGGGACCACGCCGTTCCCGAGCCCGATGGTGCGCGTGGCGTGGGCGTAGGCCGAGAGCACCAGGAACGAGTCGCGCCCGGTGGTGCTGTGGGTGACCCAGAGGCTCTCGTAGCCCCAGGCTTCGGCGCTCCGGGCAAGCTCCACCGCGGCGCCGAGGTCGGCGCCGGGGATCAAGTACGCCGCAGTCCGCTCCATTCGGGCCTCGCCTCGTGCCGGGCCTGCCTGCGGCATGGCCGACGGCTCTCGGCTCGAACTCCTACGCCGAAACCTCCCGAGCGATGGCCACTACCAGTACCGCACCCTGAACGGTATAAATTTACGGATTTCCTCGAAGTCTTGCCGATTGAGGGTGATCAGCGTAGCCCCGATTTCGCGGACAGAGAGGGCAATCAGCGCATCGAAAGCCAGCTCTCTCAACTTGGGCGGGCCGTAGCCCTTTGTTCTCCTGAGGACGGCCAGGATTCCCCCGGACTCGAGCCAGTGACGTTGGCTCGGCGTGATGACCCGAACCTTCCTGGCCAGCTCGTTGACAAATCGAAGCTCCAGGTTCGTCCTGGCGCCGCGGCGGAGCTCGTGAAGCACCACCGCCGAGCACCTGACGATCCAGGGCGAGCGCAGGAGATCCAGCGTGAACCGACCGGTTCGAAAAATCTCGACATAGACTGAGGTGTCCAGGACGGCAAAGTTACCGGCCGGCAAAGGAATCTTTCCGGCCCATGCCACTGTAGCGGCGGAGGATGGTGTCGTGCGCGGCCTTTTCTGTGGCCAGCGCGAGCGCTCGCTCGATCGCCTCCGTTACCGTCTTGGCACTCAGGACGCGCTGCGCCCGGGCCAGTTGACCTTTATCCAGGCGAACTGTAACCTGCGACTTGGCCATAATCCGTTCCTCCCAAGTGTCTTACAGACTAGTATCGATTGTAAGACACTGTGAAGGAGGATATCACAAATCTACCGGGAAATCTCGGGTCTGGTTAATCCGGTCCGCGCAGGCGCCGGAGGAAGCCGGACGCCGCCTGCTCAAGCTGACTCAGCTGGTCAGCGCCGGCGAAGCGGAGGACGACGTGGCGGGCGCCGGCCTCGCGGAAGCCGGTGAGCCACTCGACGCACCCCTCAACGGTCCCCGCGTAGCACCCCTGACGGGCCGCGATCCGCTCGTACGGGACCATGTAGTAGGCCTCGATGAACCGCCGCATGGTCTCCCGCGCGGCCGCCACGTCCCGGTCGAGCCTGACCGTGGTGTAGAGCGCAGGCGTGACGGCGGCGGGATCGCGGCCCGCCGCGCGCGCCTCGGCCTGAACGCGCTCCCAGCCCTTCCTAAAGTCCGCGGCGGTCGGCGAGATCGGAAACCACCCGTCGAAGGACGCGCCGGCGGCCCGGAGCGCGGTCTCGCCGCTTCCGCCCATCCAGATCGGCGGGCCGCCCGGCCGCGCGGGTTTGGGGAGAAGCTCGGCGTCCTCGAGGGTCCAGTACCTCCCCTTGAAGGTCGCGCGCTCCGACCCCCAGAGCGCGCGGCAGATCCGGAGAATCTCGAGGCAGCGCCCGACCCGCTGGGAGAACGGCGAGCCCGCGGCCTCGAACTCCTTCCTGATGGGAGGGTTGTCCGTGGCGATGCCGACGCCCAGGACGAGCCGGCCCTCCGAGAGGCGGTCGAGCGTCGCGACCAGATGGGCGAGGACGAGGGGGTGGCGGAGCGCCGGGAGCAGGACCGCGGTGCCGAGGGTGACGCGGTGGGTCCGCGCCGCCACGGCCGCGAGCAGGGTGAGGGGCTCGAAGCGCGGGCGCGCCAGGATGGAGTCGCCCACCCAGACCGAGTCGAAGCCGGCAGCCTCGGCCCGCTCGGCCATTTCGAGGAGGGGCGCCGCCTCCGAACCGCCCGACAGGACGGCTTCGCGCGTGGGAAGGAGAATGCCGAGCCTCATAGGCGGAACCCTCCGAGCCTCAGCTCAAAATCTCGGTGAGGAGGCGCCCCTCGCTCGCGTCCATCGCGAGGCCGAGGGCGTGGGCGAGCGTGGGGGCCACGTCGCGGCTCGTGATCGCGGGAAGCTCGAGACCGCGCCCAATCCCCGCCCCTGCCGCCAGGAAGAAGGCCAGGTTCTCGGGATGGGTCGGGAGCTGGCCGTGGGTGCCGCGATAGCGCGGCGGGCTCACGACCAGCTCGCCACCGTGGGCCTCGTTGGCGAAGTCGTAACCCGGCGCCGCCTCGAGGATCAGGTCGCCCGCGTGGGAATTCTCCTCCGGCGCCGGAAGGCCGAGCGCGGGATAGTCGTCCGCGGTCCAGACCCTTGAAATTCCTTCGAGCTTTCCGAGCTCGGGTGCGAGGTCTCGGGCCAGCGTCGGCGCGTTCCGCCGGTCTGAGAGATAGACGTAGCCGGCGCCGAGGTTGGCGATGAAGCGCGCCTCGGCGTTCTGCACCCGCCCAGCGGTATCCGCCTGAAGGAGGCCGAGCTGGCGCAGCCTCACGTTGACCCGGACCTCCTGCGCCACGCGGAGGAAGCCGTGATCGGAGACGACAAAGAGCGCGGTGCGCGAGTCCAGCTCGTCCGGGGGGAGCGAGGCGAGGAGCTGGCCGATCAGCCCGTCCACGTA
This window harbors:
- a CDS encoding ABC transporter substrate-binding protein; the encoded protein is MVARSALTRVPRISGLSVLLALLLLTPGPSQPQPRSKPEGTVVIGMRAELSTLDQGAGSVPEITVGENIFETLVFRNFDGSVRPHLAERWTVSPDGLTYTFYLRKGVKFHNGEPFNAEAVKFSLEWIRDPNVFTQFKGYWTDTKSVEIADDHTIRFHLKQPNPLIIPLMPWHLAILPPKYVSENRKTWGRKPVGTGPYKFVEWIPNERIVMEANTEYWQGPPPFQRLVFRPIPDETARTAALLSGAVHVVGPLSLDQAPMVAKATGVHVAWTESLSRERLAIRHDVKPFDDLRVRQAVAHAIDKDAIIKNILGGNAVAYHGPLVSLEWGFDPNLKNPYPYNPARAKELLAQAGYPNGFEAEFEYAPGITPKNTETVEAVANYLAAVGIKAKVNATDYGKFTSKSRTRALAPLNSSFWTGGGNFHGWQPFAILLDCEKSSALWNPKPRYWCNPEVDKLIAAGVQALHARDEGKAKQLFAQAQKLAAEYVYHVWLWQFKEPWGVSNQLKYRPKGNNDVIMSWDQASWNK
- a CDS encoding LLM class flavin-dependent oxidoreductase, with the protein product MERTAAYLIPGADLGAAVELARSAEAWGYESLWVTHSTTGRDSFLVLSAYAHATRTIGLGNGVVPIYPRHPVVMAQEALALAEISGGRFRLGIGVSHRPPMEGALGLAMGKPIQAMREYVAVLRAALAGQVEHTGPGYRVSWKTTVLKPPARPPVLLAALSPRMCELAGEIADGAVLWLCPPAYVREVALPALARGRQKAGKSLDGFEVVAAVPIALTDRVADTRALFKEELVRYLQLPFYRAMLTGSGFGEELAAFDRDRGKAPSPGRAVPDSLAGALGGIGGKSALRDYVAAYRQAGVTLPAVRPIAFPDSPHYRPTLEACAPELQSSGRR
- a CDS encoding PIN domain-containing protein; the encoded protein is MPAGNFAVLDTSVYVEIFRTGRFTLDLLRSPWIVRCSAVVLHELRRGARTNLELRFVNELARKVRVITPSQRHWLESGGILAVLRRTKGYGPPKLRELAFDALIALSVREIGATLITLNRQDFEEIRKFIPFRVRYW
- a CDS encoding LLM class flavin-dependent oxidoreductase, whose protein sequence is MRLGILLPTREAVLSGGSEAAPLLEMAERAEAAGFDSVWVGDSILARPRFEPLTLLAAVAARTHRVTLGTAVLLPALRHPLVLAHLVATLDRLSEGRLVLGVGIATDNPPIRKEFEAAGSPFSQRVGRCLEILRICRALWGSERATFKGRYWTLEDAELLPKPARPGGPPIWMGGSGETALRAAGASFDGWFPISPTAADFRKGWERVQAEARAAGRDPAAVTPALYTTVRLDRDVAAARETMRRFIEAYYMVPYERIAARQGCYAGTVEGCVEWLTGFREAGARHVVLRFAGADQLSQLEQAASGFLRRLRGPD
- a CDS encoding alkaline phosphatase family protein, with translation MPRVILISIDGLAAFYWRDPRVRIPALRALADRGVVARGMEAVFPTTTWPTHVSMVTGVRPRAHGVVGNSILNRATGQPEELTGDPIYDAPDLLRGPTLYDRAHAGGLTTAAIDWPATRGSQSLAFNLPFFKDQRVFESHTPPATWSELKTLGYPVERQGEWAELPKRFLKDAMVADLAAHVLRRHAPHLLLVHFLSTDSFQHLYGPRSPEAYWAIEYVDGLIGQLLASLPPDELDSRTALFVVSDHGFLRVAQEVRVNVRLRQLGLLQADTAGRVQNAEARFIANLGAGYVYLSDRRNAPTLARDLAPELGKLEGISRVWTADDYPALGLPAPEENSHAGDLILEAAPGYDFANEAHGGELVVSPPRYRGTHGQLPTHPENLAFFLAAGAGIGRGLELPAITSRDVAPTLAHALGLAMDASEGRLLTEILS